The Thunnus thynnus chromosome 2, fThuThy2.1, whole genome shotgun sequence genome includes a region encoding these proteins:
- the LOC137172026 gene encoding uncharacterized protein C22orf15, whose product MFVTVLFGDSKMEMFNLNCKLINFIHNLKERCGLDFKECVDLMDSSGRVMNLEAKQHSVDAASSLLVERQYYVLLQVCRDDDTGDRKYVSLLNNFSQSHPELTELLWKLSNPDKERDRKISSLRRGRTQRSSPAHQTRSKNLSGRNKNHPVQ is encoded by the exons ATGTTTGTCACTGTCCTGTTTGGAG ATAGCAAAATGGAAATGTTCAATCTCAACTGTAAGCTGATAAACTTCATCCATAATTTGAAGGAGAGGTGCGGTCTGGACTTCAAAG AGTGTGTGGACCTGATGGACAGCAGCGGAAGAGTGATGAACCTGGAGGCCAAGCAGCACAGTGTGGATGCAGCCAGCAGCCTGCTGGTAGAGAGACAATACTACGTCCTCCTACAAGTCTGTC GAGATGATGATACTGGAGATCGGAAATATGTGTCTCTCTTAAACAACTTCAGCCAGAGTCATCCTGAGTTAACAG AGCTGCTGTGGAAACTGTCAAACCCCGACAAGGAGCGAGACAGAAAGATCAGTTCTCTGAGGAGAGGGCGCACACAGAGGAGCAGTCCTGCCCACCAAACCAGGAGCAAAAACCTCTCTGGACGTAACAAGAACCATCCAGTCCAATAG
- the upb1 gene encoding beta-ureidopropionase produces the protein MSACEFESLEKSLETHLPEGELAEVKRILFGKETKKLDLPTCAVEAASERDFELKGYRFEATQEQLRPPRRIRVGLIQHRIVLPTDAPILDQINAMHSRIGEIVEVAAMCGVNIVCFQETWTMPFAFCTREKEPWTEFAESAEEGNTTRFCQELAKKYNMVVVSPILEREEMHSTLWNTAVVISNSGNVLGKSRKNHIPRIGDFNESTYYMEGDTGHTVFQTQFGKIAVNICYGRHHPLNWFMYSMNGAEIIFNPSATVGALSEPMWPIEARNAAIANHCFTCAINRVGTEHFKSEFTSGDGKKAHHDFGHFYGSSYAAGPDGSRTPGLSRTCDGLLVVEMDLNLNRQISDKWSFKMTGRYPEYAEELTKTVRHDFKPNIVKE, from the exons ATGTCCGCATGTGAGTTTGAATCGCTGGAGAAAAGTCTGGAGACTCACTTGCCAGAAGGCGAGCTGGCAGAGGTCAAACGCATCTTATTCGGAAAGGAAACAAA GAAGTTGGACCTCCCAACATGTGCTGTGGAGGCTGCGTCTGAGCGTGACTTTGAGCTGAAGGGTTACAGGTTTGAAGCTACCCAGGAACAACTGAGGCCACCCAGAAGGATCCGGGTGGGACTTATCCAGCACCGCATTGTTCTACCCACTGATGCCCCCATCCTGGACCAG ATCAATGCCATGCACAGCCGGATTGGTGAAATTGTGGAGGTGGCAGCCATGTGTGGTGTAAACATTGTCTGCTTTCAGGAGACCTGGA CCATGCCCTTTGCTTTCTGCACCCGCGAGAAAGAGCCATGGACAGAGTTTGCAGAGTCTGCTGAAGAAGGAAACACCACACGCTTCTGCCAAGAG CTGGCCAAAAAGTACAACATGGTTGTTGTTTCCCCAATTCTGGAGCGGGAGGAGATGCACAGCACTCTGTGGAACACAGCAGTGGTGATATCCAACTCTGGAAATGTGCTGGGAAAGAGCAGGAAGAACCATATTCCCAGGATTGGAGACTTCAATGAG TCTACATATTATATGGAGGGCGACACTGGCCACACGGTGTTCCAGACGCAGTTTGGGAAGATAGCTGTGAATATCTGCTATGGGCGCCATCATCCTCTCAACTggttcatgtacagtatgaatggAGCTGAGATCATCTTCAACCCTTCAGCTACTGTTGGAGCTCTGAG TGAGCCCATGTGGCCTATAGAGGCCAGGAATGCAGCAATAGCTAACCACTGTTTCACTTGTGCAATCAACCGTGTTGGGACG gaacatTTCAAAAGTGAATTCACATCTGGTGATGGAAAAAAAG CTCACCACGACTTCGGACACTTCTATGGATCCAGTTATGCTGCTGGTCCTGACGGCAGCCGCACCCCAGGGCTCTCAAGGACCTGTGACGGACTGCTGGTGGTAGAAATGGATCTCAACCTGAACCGACAAATCAGTGACAAATGGAGTTTTAAG ATGACTGGGCGGTACCCTGAGTATGCAGAGGAACTTACAAAAACTGTCAGACATGACTTTAAACCCAACATAGTGAAGGAGTAG
- the gucd1 gene encoding protein GUCD1, with the protein MTEDVVLLNVPVIRQLYHWDCGLACSRMVLKYLHPVSDEEFQRACWELKLTESVWTIDLAYLMCHLGIKHCFCTQTLGVDKGFRNQSFYKKHFDTEEDRVNELFLKAETKSVVVKKCSVTVQEIQSHLEQGHVAIVLVNAVVLTCELCSSPVKYCCFLPVGQKCFCRKPEYQGHFVVVCGFNRTTGCIFYNNPAYSDRVCCTSVSNFEEARRSYGTDEDILFIFKES; encoded by the exons ATGACAG AGGATGTCGTCCTGTTGAATGTACCTGTCATTCGGCAGCTGTACCACTGGGACTGTGGGTTAGCCTGCTCCAGGATGGTCCTGAA GTACCTCCACCCTGTGAGTGATGAGGAGTTTCAGAGAGCATGCTGGGAGCTGAAGCTGACAGAGAGCGTGTGGACTATTGACCTGGCCTACCTCATGTGCCATCTAGGAATCAAACACTGCTTTTGCACGCAGACCCTGGGTGTTGACAAGGGCTTTAGGAATCAG TCCTTTTATAAGAAGCATTTTGATACTGAAGAAGACCGAGTGAATGAGCTTTTCCTTAAAGCAGAGACCAAAAGTGTGGTGGTGAAGAAATG CTCTGTGACGGTTCAGGAAATTCAGTCTCACCTGGAGCAGGGCCACGTTGCCATAGTGTTGGTCAACGCTGTTGTCTTGACATGTGAACTCTGCTCCTCGCCTGTCAAATACTGCTGCTTCTTGCCTGTTGGTCAGAAGTGTTTCTGCAGGAAACCTGAGTACCAGGGTcattttgtggttgtgtgtggCTTCAACAGGACCACCGGCTGCATTTTCTACAACAACCCTGCATATTCTGACC gGGTGTGCTGCACCAGCGTCAGTAACTTCGAGGAGGCCCGGCGGAGTTATGGGACAGATGAGGATATCCTGTTCATCTTTAAGGAAAGCTGA
- the p2rx4b gene encoding P2X purinoceptor 4b encodes MSRAAGCCQKCLHYVFDYETPKTLVIPNIWVGLVFRFVQLLVVLYVVGYVCVVQKAYQDTDSVISTVTTKVKGFAFTNTSDTEPHFWDVVDYVMPPQGDHSFFVLTNMVVTPKQTQTHCPQLPTPSTTCVDDCDCIVGHADPRGNGIQTGLCENYSTTVRTCEVLSWCPLEKETKMPERALLAAAENFTVLIKNSVTYPNFNFHRRNILPHINSSYLGKCEFNRTTDPYCPIFRLKHIVSEAGEDFQDMAMKGGIIGIIIDWSCDLDWWAGKCYPKYSFRRLDSKSPVNNVAPGFNFRFAKYYMTPDGEESRTLIKAYGIRFDVIVFGTAGKFGIVPTIINLGAALSFLSLVPVVSDWVMLTCMRKRDLYSKYKVTYLNEDGDSESVSLGTSYGTQ; translated from the exons ATGAGCCGGGCTGCAGGCTGCTGCCAGAAGTGTCTGCACTATGTGTTTGATTATGAAACTCCAAAAACATTGGTGATACCAAACATATGGGTAGGACTTGTCTTCAGATTCGTCCAGCTTCTGGTGGTGCTGTATGTGGTGGG gtatgtgtgtgtggtgcagaaAGCGTACCAGGATACAGACTCTGTCATCAGTACTGTCACCACCAAAGTGAAAGGTTTCGCCTTCACCAACACATCTGACACAGAACCGCATTTTTGGGACGTGGTTGATTATGTTATGCCACCTCAG GGTGATCATTCTTTCTTTGTGTTGACGAATATGGTTGTTACACCCAAACAAACTCAGACACACTGTCCCCAG CTTCCAACTCCATCAACTACTTGCGTGGACGACTGTGACTGTATCGTGGGACACGCTGATCCTCGAGGAAACG GTATACAGACAGGACTGTGTGAGAACTACTCCACAACTGTCCGGACCTGCGAAGTGCTTTCATGGTGTCCTCTTGAAAAAGAAACCAAGATGCCTGA ACGTGCACTGCTGGCTGCAGCAGAAAACTTCACAGTGTTGATCAAAAACAGTGTGACGTACCCGAACTTCAACTTTCACAG AAGAAACATATTGCCACATATTAACTCCTCATATCTGGGGAAGTGTGAGTTCAATCGTACAACAGACCCTTACTGTCCCATATTCCGCCTCAAACACATCGTTTCAGAGGCTGGAGAGGACTTTCAAGACATGGCTATGAAG GGTGGCATCATTGGTATTATTATTGACTGGAGCTGTGACCTGGACTGGTGGGCAGGGAAGTGTTACCCCAAGTACAGCTTCCGCAGGCTGGACAGCAAAAGTCCTGTCAATAATGTTGCTCCTGGATTTAATTTCAG GTTCGCCAAATACTACATGACGCCAGATGGAGAGGAATCTAGGACCTTGATCAAAGCATACGGGATCCGGTTCGACGTCATTGTTTTTGGAACT GCCGGAAAGTTTGGAATTGTACCCACCATAATAAACTTGGGAGCAGCGTTGTCATTCCTTAGTTTG GTGCCTGTAGTTTCTGACTGGGTCATGTTGACATGCATGAGGAAAAGAGAtctttacagtaaatataaagtcACATATCTGAATGAGGATGGTGacagtgaatca GTATCATTGGGCACCTCCTATGGAACCCAGTAG
- the zbtb26 gene encoding zinc finger and BTB domain-containing protein 26, with amino-acid sequence MAQNQVILQFRFATFGDSMLRKMNLLRHQKRFCDVTVRINQLEVPGHKVVFAAGSSFLRDQFILQQDSREVQITMIQEAEVGRQLLLSCYTGQLEFPELELVHYLTVASFLQMGHIVEQCTQALSKFIKPQASQQLEVDVEMRREDREEGLSSQASREQEHSQVRTVHQEEEEMEQVEDHKSSDADDDDDDDDVIIQPKSPLQILDRHPRQGVVESDITIVKVESVSDVAENSITGHFPTSPPAALHSPEPQHSLINSTVDSRSSDMAVPPGMAGYPLSPPPPSSPAEKHMGFQRNYDKPLQWYHQCPKCSRVFRQLENYANHLKMHKLFMCLLCGKTFTQKGNLHRHMRVHAGIKPFQCKICGKTFTQKCSLLDHLNLHSGDKPHRCNYCDMVFAHKPVLRKHLKQIHGKNSFDNANEGNLQDGGLDFDFGRI; translated from the coding sequence ATGGCTCAGAACCAGGTGATCCTGCAGTTCCGCTTTGCCACATTTGGGGACTCCATGTTGCGGAAGATGAACCTCCTGCGTCACCAAAAACGCttctgtgatgtcactgtgcgCATCAACCAGCTGGAGGTCCCAGGTCACAAGGTGGTGTTTGCCGCTGGTTCGTCTTTCCTGAGGGACCAGTTCATCCTTCAGCAGGACTCCAGGGAGGTCCAGATCACCATGATCCAGGAGGCGGAGGTGGGTCggcagctgctgctgtcctgCTACACAGGCCAGCTGGAGTTTCCTGAGCTGGAGCTGGTCCATTACCTGACGGTGGCCAGCTTCCTCCAAATGGGTCACATTGTGGAGCAGTGCACTCAAGCCCTCAGCAAGTTCATCAAACCGCAGGCTTcacagcagctggaggtggaTGTGGAGATGAGAAGGGAGGATAGGGAGGAGGGTTTATCCTCCCAGGCCTCGAGAGAACAGGagcactctcaggtgaggactgtccatcaggaggaggaggagatggagcagGTTGAGGACCACAAAAGTagtgatgctgatgatgatgatgacgatgacgaTGTGATTATACAGCCTAAGTCCCCTCTCCAGATCTTGGACAGACATCCCAGGCAGGGTGTAGTCGAGAGTGACATCACCATAGTCAAGGTGGAGTCTGTGTCTGACGTAGCAGAAAATTCCATCACCGGTCACTTCCCGACCAGCCCCCCTGCTGCCCTGCATTCCCCTGAACCCCAACACTCGCTCATCAACTCCACTGTGGACAGTCGTAGTAGTGACATGGCGGTGCCACCTGGCATGGCCGGCTACCCGCTCAGCCCTCCTCCTCCGTCCTCTCCTGCAGAGAAACACATGGGGTTCCAGAGGAACTACGACAAGCCTCTCCAGTGGTACCACCAGTGTCCCAAGTGCTCCCGGGTCTTCCGCCAGCTGGAGAACTACGCCAACCACCTCAAGATGCACAAGCTGTTCATGTGCCTCCTGTGCGGCAAGACCTTCACACAGAAGGGCAACTTGCACCGACACATGCGCGTCCATGCCGGAATCAAACCCTTCCAGTGTAAAATCTGCGGGAAGACCTTCACCCAAAAGTGTTCTTTGCTGGATCACCTAAACCTGCACAGCGGGGACAAGCCCCACCGTTGTAACTACTGTGACATGGTGTTCGCTCACAAGCCAGTTCTCCGCAAGCACCTCAAACAGATCCATGGGAAGAACAGCTTTGACAACGCAAACGAAGGCAACCTGCAGGACGGGGGGCTTGACTTTGATTTTGGCCGAATATGA